From a region of the Burkholderia lata genome:
- a CDS encoding nuclear transport factor 2 family protein, which translates to MTDSNPRHALYELACRYAQAVDRRDWPRLTALFTPDANLAGPGFRFDDRDAIVAGMRVIERYEATQHHVHNQLVTLDGGEADVETYGVACHVYVRDGVKRKLDWGLRYRDRCVFDSGTWRFAARTLHVDWAQDLPLEG; encoded by the coding sequence ATGACCGATTCCAATCCCCGCCACGCGCTGTACGAACTGGCGTGCCGCTACGCGCAAGCCGTCGACCGGCGCGACTGGCCACGCCTCACCGCACTCTTCACCCCCGATGCCAACCTGGCCGGCCCCGGCTTCCGCTTCGACGACCGCGACGCGATCGTCGCGGGCATGCGCGTGATCGAGCGCTACGAAGCGACCCAGCATCACGTGCACAACCAGCTCGTCACGCTCGACGGCGGCGAGGCCGATGTCGAAACCTACGGCGTCGCCTGCCACGTCTACGTGCGCGACGGCGTGAAGCGCAAGCTCGACTGGGGGCTGCGCTATCGCGACCGCTGCGTGTTCGACAGCGGCACGTGGCGCTTCGCCGCGCGCACGCTGCACGTCGACTGGGCCCAAGACCTGCCGCTGGAGGGCTGA
- a CDS encoding FAD-dependent oxidoreductase, which yields MSSDYSLTHPLNTRDVHHWDAEHDVVIVGFGAAGACAAIEAASAGADTLIVERASSYGGTSALSGGEIYLGGSGGTPAQRQAGFTDDTEDLYRYLMLAGGRDADDAKVRLYANESLAHHDWLVAQGLTYKNTFIAERIVEPETDDCLIWSGSEEAWPFSEAAKPCPRGHTPQWPGWGGGQMLMRVLAERVAALGVATRYDTRALALIVDDGGTVRGVVLRAYGETAFVRARRALILCAGGFAMNREMVRRHAPQFLRSDEPIGSPGDDGSGILLGQSAGGAAIHMDQGFVSLPFYAPEALIKGIFVNARGQRFINEDGYHGRTGHHAFHQADDRIYLLVDQATYQEPPAIARIGIAAAGETWEEVERDLQMPAGTLTATVDVYNRHAAEGVDPLFHKAKKWLQPLIEPPFVALDCRIDYAFYPHFTLGGLDTLPTGQVVDASRAPVPGLYAAGRTTCGLPRWGAGYSSGLSLADATFFGRQAGRHAAQVECDAVRRAA from the coding sequence ATGTCATCCGACTATTCCCTGACTCACCCCCTGAATACCCGCGACGTGCATCACTGGGACGCCGAACACGATGTCGTGATCGTCGGCTTCGGCGCGGCCGGCGCCTGCGCGGCGATCGAGGCCGCGAGCGCCGGCGCCGACACGCTGATCGTCGAGCGCGCATCGAGCTATGGCGGCACGAGCGCGCTGTCGGGCGGCGAGATCTACCTCGGCGGCAGCGGCGGCACGCCTGCCCAGCGGCAGGCCGGCTTTACCGACGACACCGAGGATCTGTACCGCTACCTGATGCTGGCCGGCGGCCGCGACGCCGACGACGCGAAGGTGCGCCTCTACGCGAACGAAAGCCTGGCGCACCACGACTGGCTCGTCGCGCAAGGCCTCACGTACAAGAACACGTTCATCGCAGAGCGGATCGTCGAACCGGAAACCGACGACTGCCTGATCTGGTCGGGCAGCGAGGAAGCCTGGCCGTTCAGCGAGGCCGCGAAGCCGTGCCCGCGCGGGCACACGCCGCAATGGCCGGGCTGGGGCGGCGGGCAGATGCTGATGCGCGTGCTGGCCGAACGCGTCGCGGCGCTCGGCGTCGCGACGCGCTACGACACGCGCGCGCTCGCATTGATCGTCGATGATGGCGGCACGGTGCGCGGCGTCGTGCTGCGCGCCTATGGCGAGACGGCGTTCGTGCGGGCGCGTCGCGCGCTGATCCTGTGCGCAGGCGGCTTCGCGATGAACCGCGAGATGGTGCGCCGGCACGCGCCGCAGTTCCTGCGCTCGGACGAACCGATCGGCAGCCCCGGCGACGACGGCTCGGGCATCCTGCTCGGCCAGAGCGCGGGCGGCGCGGCGATCCACATGGATCAGGGCTTCGTCAGCCTGCCGTTCTACGCGCCCGAAGCGCTGATCAAGGGCATCTTCGTGAACGCGCGCGGCCAGCGCTTCATCAACGAGGACGGCTATCACGGCCGCACGGGTCATCACGCATTTCACCAGGCCGACGACCGGATCTACCTGCTCGTCGACCAGGCGACGTATCAGGAGCCGCCTGCGATCGCGCGGATCGGCATCGCGGCGGCTGGCGAAACGTGGGAGGAAGTCGAACGCGACCTGCAGATGCCGGCCGGCACGCTGACGGCGACCGTCGACGTGTACAACCGCCATGCGGCCGAAGGTGTCGATCCGCTGTTCCACAAGGCGAAGAAGTGGCTGCAGCCGCTGATCGAGCCGCCGTTCGTCGCGCTCGATTGCCGGATCGACTATGCGTTCTATCCGCACTTCACGCTCGGCGGGCTCGACACGCTGCCGACCGGGCAGGTGGTCGATGCATCACGCGCGCCGGTGCCGGGGCTCTATGCGGCGGGCCGTACGACCTGCGGGCTGCCGCGCTGGGGCGCCGGGTACAGCTCGGGGCTGTCGCTGGCCGACGCGACGTTCTTCGGCCGGCAGGCCGGGCGTCACGCCGCGCAAGTGGAGTGCGACGCAGTGCGCCGCGCCGCGTAG
- a CDS encoding acid phosphatase yields MNDTPDRPDDLPADPDRRRVLGGLAALGAGVALSGCESTAGSAPRSAADLRIDEALRQRVRHIVVIYAENRSFANLYGDFPGVRHPLSEVRPEHAQQLDRDGKTPLPVLPKIWGGLVPQAQEVDGKRYAIAERDIDKLPNAPFLITDAQGKALPNGVITRDLWHRFYQNQMQIAAGRNNQFAAWADSGGLVMGHYRNSADTLRLWNLARQYTLCDNFFMAAFGGSWMNHMFLISAQPPLYPDAHKHPHAAKLLSKVEGDDPAGTRLKLADNSPASALDGPPKFAADGALTPDGYGVNTMAPPYQPSYVPPPDPGNAAYADPADHRVMPPQGYATIGDRLSEKNVDWAWYSGAWQYALEHRDTGNVPDFQYHHQPFNYFANYAPGTDARSKHLRDAGLGDAPSTNHFIADIDAGRLPAVTFYKPQGNLNMHAGYADIESGDRHIATVIDHIRRGPQWDNTVIVMTHDENGGWWDHVAPPEGDRWGPGSRIPALVISPFAKKGFVDHTLYDTNSILRFISRVHGLAPLDGVVARNKAFAARGATPPGDLTNALDLG; encoded by the coding sequence GTGAACGACACCCCCGATCGCCCCGACGACCTTCCCGCCGATCCCGACCGCCGCCGAGTGCTCGGCGGCCTCGCCGCGCTCGGTGCGGGTGTCGCGCTCAGCGGCTGTGAATCCACGGCAGGCAGCGCGCCGCGTTCCGCCGCCGACCTGCGCATCGACGAAGCGTTGCGCCAGCGCGTGCGCCACATCGTCGTGATCTATGCGGAAAACCGCAGCTTCGCGAACCTGTACGGCGATTTCCCGGGCGTGCGCCATCCGCTGAGCGAGGTGCGGCCCGAACACGCGCAGCAGCTCGATCGCGACGGCAAGACGCCGCTGCCCGTGCTGCCGAAGATCTGGGGCGGGCTCGTGCCGCAGGCGCAGGAAGTGGACGGCAAGCGCTACGCGATCGCCGAGCGCGACATCGACAAGCTGCCGAATGCGCCGTTCCTGATTACGGACGCACAGGGCAAGGCGCTGCCGAACGGCGTGATCACGCGCGACCTGTGGCACCGCTTCTACCAGAACCAGATGCAGATCGCGGCCGGCCGCAACAACCAGTTCGCCGCGTGGGCCGATTCGGGCGGCCTCGTGATGGGCCACTATCGCAACTCGGCCGACACGCTGCGGCTGTGGAATCTCGCGCGGCAATACACGCTGTGCGACAACTTCTTCATGGCGGCCTTCGGCGGTTCGTGGATGAACCACATGTTCCTGATCTCCGCGCAGCCGCCGCTGTATCCGGACGCGCACAAGCATCCGCATGCGGCGAAACTGCTGTCGAAGGTCGAAGGCGACGATCCCGCCGGTACGCGCCTGAAACTCGCCGACAATTCGCCTGCGTCCGCGCTCGACGGCCCGCCGAAGTTCGCCGCCGACGGCGCGCTGACGCCGGACGGCTACGGCGTGAACACGATGGCGCCGCCGTACCAGCCGAGCTACGTGCCGCCGCCCGATCCGGGCAACGCCGCGTATGCGGATCCGGCCGACCATCGCGTGATGCCGCCGCAGGGTTATGCGACGATCGGCGACCGCCTGTCGGAAAAGAACGTCGACTGGGCGTGGTACAGCGGCGCGTGGCAGTACGCGCTCGAACATCGCGATACGGGCAACGTGCCCGATTTCCAGTACCACCACCAGCCGTTCAACTATTTCGCGAACTACGCGCCCGGCACCGACGCGCGCAGCAAGCACCTGCGCGACGCCGGGCTCGGCGACGCGCCGTCGACCAACCACTTCATCGCCGACATCGATGCCGGCCGCCTGCCGGCCGTCACGTTCTACAAGCCGCAGGGCAACCTGAACATGCACGCCGGCTACGCGGACATCGAATCGGGCGACCGTCACATCGCGACCGTGATCGACCATATCCGGCGCGGTCCGCAATGGGACAACACCGTGATCGTGATGACGCACGACGAGAACGGCGGCTGGTGGGATCACGTCGCGCCGCCGGAAGGCGACCGCTGGGGGCCGGGCTCGCGGATTCCGGCGCTCGTGATCTCGCCGTTCGCGAAGAAGGGTTTCGTCGATCACACGCTGTACGACACGAACTCGATCCTGCGCTTCATCAGCCGCGTGCACGGGCTCGCGCCGCTCGACGGCGTGGTCGCGCGCAACAAGGCGTTCGCCGCGCGCGGCGCGACGCCGCCGGGTGATCTGACGAATGCGCTCGATCTCGGCTAA
- the ftsH gene encoding ATP-dependent zinc metalloprotease FtsH translates to MDRKFDYPGLLIAAGFFVLFAAQLLMLHPTSASIAYSDFHRLVTARLVDDLEVGPAAISGTLKMPQAGTMLPASEVAAVQQAGAPWRFTTNRVTDEHLTDTLTAAGIRYHGAPDTSWIASLASWLLPLVLFVFIWNMMLRKRGGLQDFTGMGKSRARVYVQQETGITFDDIAGIDEAKAELQQLVAFLRNPDRYQRLGGKIPKGVLVVGAPGTGKTLLARAVAGEAAVPFFSISGSAFVEMFVGVGAARVRDLFEQAQQKAPCIVFVDELDALGKVRGVGPMSGNDEREQTLNQLLVEMDGFQAGSGVIIMAATNRPEILDPALLRPGRFDRHIAIDRPDVNGRRQILGVHVKRVKLAADVDLGELASRTPGFVGADLANVVNEAALHAAELGKPAIGMADFDEAIDRALTGLERKSRVMNAQEKLTIAYHEAGHALVAESRAHCDPVKKVSIIPRGVAALGYTQQVPTEDRYVLRRSELLDRIDALLGGRVAEELVFGDVSTGAQNDLERATAMARHMVMQYGMSEKIGLATFDDGDARQGMPGAWHAGDGRCSEHTARMIDDEVHTLLTDAHARVAATLADRREALERIAQRLLQCEVLERDALQALIDGRVEPSPAKTAAPDDEAGARGGAVETEQASSVERDFVAYGPPREPDR, encoded by the coding sequence ATGGACAGGAAATTCGACTACCCGGGATTGCTGATCGCGGCGGGCTTCTTCGTGCTGTTCGCCGCGCAGTTGCTGATGCTGCATCCGACGTCGGCGTCGATCGCGTACAGCGATTTCCACCGGCTTGTCACCGCGCGGCTCGTCGACGATCTCGAAGTCGGCCCCGCAGCGATCTCGGGCACGCTGAAGATGCCGCAGGCCGGCACGATGCTGCCGGCGTCGGAAGTGGCGGCCGTGCAGCAGGCCGGCGCACCGTGGCGCTTCACGACCAACCGCGTGACCGACGAGCACCTGACCGACACGCTGACCGCCGCCGGCATCCGCTATCACGGCGCGCCCGATACCAGCTGGATCGCATCGCTTGCCTCGTGGCTGCTGCCGCTCGTGCTGTTCGTGTTCATCTGGAACATGATGTTGCGCAAGCGCGGCGGGCTGCAGGATTTCACCGGGATGGGCAAGAGCCGCGCGCGCGTGTACGTGCAGCAGGAAACCGGCATCACGTTCGACGATATCGCGGGCATCGACGAAGCGAAGGCCGAACTGCAGCAGCTCGTCGCGTTCCTGCGCAACCCCGACCGCTACCAGCGGCTCGGCGGCAAGATCCCGAAGGGCGTGCTGGTGGTCGGCGCACCGGGCACCGGCAAGACGCTGCTTGCGCGCGCGGTGGCCGGCGAGGCAGCCGTGCCGTTCTTCTCGATCAGCGGCTCGGCGTTCGTCGAGATGTTCGTCGGTGTCGGCGCGGCGCGCGTGCGCGACCTGTTCGAGCAGGCGCAGCAGAAGGCGCCGTGCATCGTGTTCGTCGACGAGCTCGATGCGCTCGGCAAGGTGCGCGGCGTCGGGCCGATGTCGGGCAACGACGAACGCGAGCAGACGCTCAATCAGTTGCTCGTCGAGATGGACGGTTTCCAGGCCGGCTCCGGCGTGATCATCATGGCTGCGACGAACCGCCCCGAGATCCTCGATCCCGCGCTGCTGCGGCCGGGCCGCTTCGATCGCCACATCGCGATCGACCGGCCCGACGTGAACGGCCGCAGGCAGATCCTCGGCGTACACGTGAAACGCGTGAAGCTCGCCGCCGACGTCGATCTCGGCGAACTCGCGTCGCGCACGCCGGGTTTCGTCGGCGCCGATCTCGCGAACGTCGTCAACGAGGCGGCGCTGCATGCGGCCGAACTCGGCAAGCCGGCGATCGGCATGGCCGACTTCGACGAGGCGATCGACCGCGCGTTGACGGGCCTCGAGCGCAAGAGCCGCGTGATGAACGCGCAGGAGAAGCTGACCATCGCGTATCACGAGGCCGGCCACGCGCTCGTCGCGGAAAGCCGCGCGCATTGCGATCCGGTGAAGAAGGTGTCGATCATTCCGCGCGGTGTCGCGGCGCTCGGTTATACGCAGCAGGTGCCGACCGAGGATCGCTACGTGTTGCGTCGAAGCGAGCTGCTCGACCGGATCGATGCGCTGCTCGGTGGCCGCGTGGCAGAGGAACTCGTGTTCGGCGACGTGTCGACGGGCGCGCAGAACGATCTCGAACGCGCGACCGCGATGGCGCGCCACATGGTCATGCAGTACGGGATGAGCGAGAAGATCGGGCTCGCGACGTTCGACGACGGCGATGCGCGCCAGGGCATGCCCGGCGCATGGCATGCGGGCGACGGCCGCTGCAGCGAGCACACCGCGCGGATGATCGACGACGAGGTGCATACGTTGCTGACCGACGCACATGCACGGGTCGCGGCGACGCTCGCCGACCGCCGCGAGGCGCTCGAACGCATCGCGCAACGGCTACTGCAATGCGAGGTGCTCGAACGCGACGCGCTGCAGGCGCTGATCGACGGGCGCGTCGAACCGTCGCCGGCAAAGACGGCGGCGCCGGACGACGAAGCCGGCGCACGCGGCGGCGCGGTCGAAACGGAGCAGGCGTCTTCGGTCGAGCGCGATTTCGTCGCGTACGGGCCGCCACGCGAACCCGATCGCTGA
- a CDS encoding OsmC family protein: MSEAHVSVDVAQQARFCFEVSFAGTTLAPVLTDEPPPLGDGRGPNPIRLLAAAVATCLAASLLFALEKQHVDPQPIAAHIDVDMVQNEAGRVRVGAMSVRLSIGKTWADLAAATRVLDQFDAYCVLTESLREGIPVSVDLCDVNGAALEYAATDA, translated from the coding sequence ATGAGCGAGGCGCACGTATCGGTCGATGTCGCGCAGCAGGCGCGTTTCTGTTTCGAAGTTTCATTTGCCGGCACGACGCTGGCGCCGGTGCTGACTGACGAACCGCCGCCGCTCGGCGACGGGCGCGGGCCGAACCCGATCCGGTTGCTGGCCGCGGCCGTCGCGACCTGTCTCGCGGCGAGCCTGCTGTTCGCGCTGGAAAAGCAGCATGTCGATCCGCAGCCGATTGCCGCGCATATCGACGTCGACATGGTGCAGAACGAAGCAGGCAGGGTGCGGGTGGGCGCGATGTCGGTACGGTTGTCGATCGGCAAGACGTGGGCCGATCTCGCGGCCGCGACGCGCGTGCTCGATCAGTTCGATGCGTATTGCGTGCTGACGGAGAGCCTGCGCGAAGGCATTCCGGTGTCGGTCGACCTGTGCGACGTGAACGGCGCGGCGCTCGAATACGCGGCGACGGACGCGTGA